The proteins below come from a single Phycisphaeraceae bacterium genomic window:
- a CDS encoding response regulator, producing the protein MMRVMLIDDSKTMRNIQRAVLKQLGVTEIEEAGDGQDALSKVAAFNPDLILVDWNMPTMDGLTFVKSFRHSNKTTPVIMVTTEADRGRVIEAIKAGVNNYVVKPFTPDLLLQRIDETMAKFKAA; encoded by the coding sequence GTGATGCGTGTGATGTTGATTGATGACTCGAAGACGATGCGAAATATCCAGCGTGCTGTGCTCAAACAGCTGGGCGTGACGGAGATTGAGGAGGCCGGCGACGGGCAGGACGCACTGAGCAAGGTCGCGGCGTTCAATCCGGACCTGATTCTCGTGGACTGGAACATGCCGACTATGGATGGGTTGACGTTTGTCAAGTCGTTTCGGCATTCGAACAAGACGACACCGGTGATCATGGTGACGACGGAGGCCGACCGTGGCCGCGTGATCGAGGCCATCAAGGCGGGCGTGAACAACTACGTGGTCAAGCCGTTCACTCCGGATTTGCTGCTTCAGCGGATTGACGAGACGATGGCGAAGTTCAAGGCGGCGTGA